A genomic segment from Geitlerinema sp. PCC 9228 encodes:
- a CDS encoding rhodanese-like domain-containing protein: protein MNLFDNLIPKPVVVKSQSRAYELKDRLDWGEPALTIVDARDRESFNQGHIMGAISMPASELIPRANANLETNRDIYIYGETDEETEAVAAQLRSAGYENVSELLGGLAAWKAAGYPVESVSSAAA from the coding sequence ATGAACCTTTTTGATAATCTAATTCCCAAACCTGTGGTCGTGAAATCTCAGTCTCGTGCTTACGAACTCAAAGACCGCCTCGACTGGGGAGAACCCGCTTTAACGATTGTCGATGCCCGCGACCGAGAGTCTTTCAACCAAGGTCACATCATGGGTGCCATTTCCATGCCCGCTAGCGAACTGATTCCCCGCGCTAACGCCAATTTAGAGACCAACCGCGATATTTACATTTACGGCGAAACCGACGAAGAAACCGAAGCGGTGGCAGCTCAACTGCGTTCTGCCGGTTACGAAAACGTATCGGAACTTCTTGGCGGTTTGGCAGCTTGGAAAGCAGCCGGATATCCCGTTGAATCTGTCAGCTCGGCAGCCGCTTAA